The Stratiformator vulcanicus genome has a segment encoding these proteins:
- a CDS encoding polymorphic toxin-type HINT domain-containing protein: MDAITVAGVGLNVSALGRASKKCFTAGHMIVTAPPADMAANVEYAAMSTGPDEAGDSITIAAALAGALGLLVIKGRRNRREREREMKPQGWQLLATGWDTSATPVGDVGVDLNREFDLNGGLDQSEPQRFLSTPQKSIVRIEEPQRDAAPLERPRRSRNSLWRRVIGLTLLLGSAAVLAGSFFLGEATATAVSTAAATQATVEEFDTSHRKPIEEIKVGDKVLARDEDGEAIGWQEVDEIYERTSDHLRFLKVRSESGETQTFETTDEHPFWSASRAAWIDAGDLKAGEKLIDSKGHFHTLVLSNRINHPEGIAVFNFRVADAHTYYVGSKDSAGSFPLLVHNASYDSHSIDEALEMGLLSLKPKQRNRGMIHHIASDKDQIYKTQFQELFNEAGISLQHSYNRTRIRGHVGPHGKFYNSYVLERLQSATAGKSGDAFREALLDELYQLRREIHNEGLDALLKAAASKVDVRGY; encoded by the coding sequence ATGGACGCCATCACCGTCGCCGGCGTCGGCCTCAACGTCAGTGCATTGGGCCGGGCCTCGAAGAAGTGTTTCACCGCGGGGCACATGATCGTGACGGCTCCGCCGGCTGACATGGCGGCGAATGTCGAGTACGCTGCAATGTCGACCGGGCCGGATGAGGCGGGGGATTCGATTACCATCGCTGCCGCGCTGGCCGGAGCGTTGGGTCTGCTGGTTATTAAAGGTCGTCGAAATCGACGCGAGCGAGAGCGCGAGATGAAGCCGCAGGGTTGGCAACTGTTAGCGACCGGCTGGGACACGTCGGCGACTCCGGTCGGCGATGTCGGTGTCGACCTTAATCGCGAATTCGATCTTAATGGCGGGCTCGATCAAAGCGAGCCGCAGCGATTCCTATCGACACCGCAAAAGTCGATCGTGCGAATCGAAGAACCGCAGCGAGACGCCGCGCCGCTTGAGCGGCCGCGAAGGTCCCGCAACTCGCTGTGGCGACGCGTGATCGGGCTGACGCTATTACTCGGCAGTGCAGCCGTGCTGGCGGGGAGCTTCTTCCTCGGCGAAGCGACGGCGACGGCGGTGTCTACCGCTGCAGCCACGCAGGCCACTGTAGAAGAATTCGACACTTCGCACCGCAAGCCGATCGAGGAGATTAAGGTCGGTGATAAGGTCCTGGCCCGCGACGAAGACGGCGAAGCCATCGGCTGGCAGGAGGTCGATGAGATATATGAACGCACCTCCGACCATCTGCGGTTCTTAAAAGTCCGCAGTGAATCCGGCGAGACGCAAACGTTCGAAACGACCGACGAGCACCCGTTCTGGTCCGCGAGTCGCGCGGCATGGATCGACGCGGGAGACCTCAAAGCTGGCGAAAAGCTTATTGATTCTAAGGGCCATTTTCACACGCTCGTCCTTTCAAATCGAATCAATCACCCCGAAGGAATTGCGGTCTTCAACTTTCGCGTTGCAGACGCTCATACGTACTACGTGGGGAGCAAAGATTCGGCTGGAAGTTTCCCGCTGCTGGTCCACAATGCCAGTTATGATTCACATTCGATTGATGAAGCACTCGAAATGGGCTTGTTATCGTTGAAGCCGAAGCAGCGGAATCGAGGCATGATTCATCATATCGCGTCCGATAAAGACCAAATATATAAGACCCAATTCCAGGAATTATTTAATGAAGCCGGAATTAGCTTGCAGCATTCATACAACAGAACGCGTATCCGAGGTCACGTAGGGCCACACGGAAAATTTTACAATTCATACGTGTTGGAGCGTCTACAATCGGCAACCGCAGGAAAATCTGGAGATGCGTTTCGTGAAGCATTACTTGATGAATTATATCAGCTTCGGCGTGAAATCCACAACGAAGGGCTCGATGCACTCTTGAAAGCTGCCGCGTCGAAGGTTGACGTTCGGGGGTATTAA
- a CDS encoding imm11 family protein — MLPGDDQWVLSISRAFDDGTPVDRWAFIRCKKYEGAIPIPFDVASCGPATDYNPTAFGAQIVSAKFAAIVRDVAKDSVQFVPASVHGSDNDWFVMNELESRNCVDLTHSWVQRYEEGDGDRAGTIRGIAKLVIDPPRADNLHMLRLREYKMVTIISETLQSRLESKEVTGIEYWQLATQ; from the coding sequence ATGTTGCCGGGAGACGATCAGTGGGTATTGTCGATTTCTCGTGCATTTGATGATGGGACACCTGTCGACCGATGGGCATTTATAAGATGCAAGAAATACGAGGGTGCAATACCCATCCCATTTGACGTAGCTAGTTGCGGGCCAGCGACGGATTACAATCCGACCGCGTTCGGTGCTCAAATCGTTTCGGCAAAGTTTGCCGCAATAGTTCGCGATGTCGCAAAGGATTCTGTGCAGTTTGTCCCCGCATCGGTGCACGGAAGCGATAACGATTGGTTCGTGATGAATGAACTTGAGTCGCGCAATTGCGTCGATCTTACTCATTCGTGGGTTCAGCGATATGAGGAAGGTGACGGAGATCGTGCGGGGACCATTCGAGGTATTGCAAAGCTCGTAATCGATCCGCCAAGGGCCGACAATCTTCACATGCTTCGACTGCGTGAATACAAGATGGTGACAATCATTTCTGAGACACTTCAATCAAGACTCGAATCGAAAGAAGTCACCGGAATCGAATACTGGCAACTTGCGACACAATGA
- a CDS encoding DUF7710 domain-containing protein has translation MEESEYTIVWVFLGEGGIHSAAVFSEREIAEMWIAENELSGTLTAYELDTPVYDWAIGRNFFKPTKAHQRSSEFIGRFSSAYAEHYHYANGKCDEQEHP, from the coding sequence ATGGAAGAGTCGGAATACACAATTGTTTGGGTGTTCTTGGGCGAGGGAGGTATTCATTCCGCCGCAGTGTTTAGCGAGCGAGAGATTGCAGAAATGTGGATTGCTGAAAATGAGCTTTCCGGCACCTTGACTGCGTACGAACTTGATACTCCTGTGTACGATTGGGCGATTGGCCGTAATTTTTTTAAGCCGACCAAAGCTCATCAAAGGTCGTCGGAGTTTATCGGGCGGTTCTCGTCCGCATATGCAGAACATTATCACTACGCTAACGGAAAATGCGACGAGCAAGAGCATCCGTGA
- a CDS encoding polymorphic toxin-type HINT domain-containing protein produces MKPQGWQLLATGWDTSATPDGVGDVGVDLNNEFDLNGGLDQSEPQRFLSTPPEPVERIEEPQRVDAPLERPRRSRNSLWRSVIGLTLLLGSAAVLAGSFFLGEATATAVSTAAIATPAEFDTSHRKPIEDIKVGDRVLARDEHGEAIGWQEVDEIYERTSDHLRFLKVRSESGETQTFETTDEHPFWSANREAWIDAGELKAGEKLTGPDGQTHTVVFTEREEHPEGVAVYNFRVAEAHTYYVAAVDAPRGPPVLVHNATYTEPTLPNKTILERKGVRVEHYTRSNDHLPAHAHVYGQGLGTRIGANGKPLDGDRPLSAAQKTVITENKRDIRKAINQIRKWWRWKLYFEGK; encoded by the coding sequence ATGAAGCCGCAGGGTTGGCAACTGTTAGCGACCGGCTGGGACACGTCGGCGACTCCGGACGGCGTCGGCGATGTCGGTGTCGACCTTAATAACGAATTCGATCTCAATGGCGGGCTCGATCAAAGCGAGCCGCAGCGATTCCTATCGACACCGCCGGAGCCGGTTGAGCGAATCGAAGAACCGCAGCGAGTCGACGCGCCGCTTGAGCGGCCGCGAAGGTCCCGCAACTCGCTATGGCGAAGCGTGATCGGGCTGACGCTATTACTCGGCAGCGCGGCCGTGCTGGCGGGAAGCTTCTTCCTCGGCGAAGCGACGGCGACGGCGGTGTCTACCGCTGCAATCGCAACTCCGGCCGAATTCGATACCTCACACCGCAAGCCGATCGAGGACATTAAAGTCGGTGACCGTGTGCTAGCCCGTGATGAACACGGCGAAGCCATCGGCTGGCAGGAGGTCGATGAGATATATGAACGCACCTCCGACCATCTGCGGTTCTTAAAAGTCCGCAGTGAATCCGGCGAGACGCAAACGTTCGAAACGACGGACGAGCACCCGTTCTGGTCGGCCAACCGCGAGGCATGGATCGACGCGGGAGAGCTGAAGGCGGGCGAGAAATTAACCGGCCCCGACGGCCAGACCCACACTGTCGTCTTCACCGAACGCGAGGAGCATCCCGAAGGCGTCGCGGTCTACAACTTCCGCGTCGCGGAAGCGCACACCTACTACGTCGCCGCCGTCGACGCCCCCCGCGGCCCGCCGGTGCTGGTGCATAATGCCACCTACACTGAGCCGACATTGCCCAACAAGACGATTTTGGAGCGAAAAGGCGTCCGTGTAGAGCATTACACACGCAGTAACGACCACTTGCCAGCGCATGCTCACGTATACGGACAAGGCCTAGGAACTAGGATTGGTGCCAATGGAAAGCCTTTGGATGGAGATCGTCCATTGTCAGCAGCCCAGAAAACGGTGATCACCGAAAACAAAAGAGATATCCGGAAAGCGATTAATCAAATTCGAAAATGGTGGAGATGGAAGCTATATTTTGAGGGGAAATAA
- a CDS encoding polymorphic toxin-type HINT domain-containing protein — protein MTVETHMFEIPPENSHRSRRSLWRSVIGLTLLLGSAATLAGNFFFGEATATAVPTAVIATPAEFDTSHRKPIEKIKIGDKVLARDEHGEAIGWQEVDEIYERTSDHLRFLKVRSDTGEYQTFETTDEHPFWSASREAWIDAGELKAGEKLTGPDGQTHTVVFTEREEHPEGVAEAHTYYVTAVDAPRGPPVLVHNADYEVNGIPRGFQDIDSFRSRNGLSPFDPSDPASGTVARISVNGKTFYGVNGASSQIPPSIRRGFADAAGTNRRARALHHAEAQALMEASGEIISSARKNITIFVDRRTCRFCQNDGTIEGIKDLLELDSVTILDKLGNINVF, from the coding sequence ATGACTGTAGAAACCCATATGTTCGAAATACCGCCTGAGAATTCTCACCGATCACGTCGTTCGCTGTGGCGAAGCGTGATCGGGCTGACGCTATTACTCGGCAGCGCAGCGACACTGGCGGGGAACTTTTTCTTCGGCGAAGCCACGGCGACGGCGGTTCCTACCGCTGTGATCGCTACTCCGGCCGAATTCGACACTTCGCACCGCAAGCCGATCGAGAAAATTAAGATCGGTGACAAGGTCCTGGCCCGCGACGAGCACGGCGAGGCCATCGGCTGGCAGGAGGTGGATGAGATTTATGAACGCACCTCCGACCATCTGCGGTTCTTAAAAGTCCGCAGTGACACCGGCGAGTATCAAACGTTCGAAACAACGGACGAGCACCCGTTCTGGTCGGCCAGCCGCGAGGCATGGATCGACGCGGGAGAGCTGAAGGCGGGCGAGAAATTAACCGGCCCCGACGGCCAGACCCACACCGTCGTCTTCACCGAACGCGAGGAGCATCCCGAAGGCGTCGCGGAAGCGCACACCTACTACGTCACCGCCGTCGACGCCCCCCGCGGCCCGCCGGTGCTGGTGCATAATGCGGATTATGAGGTAAACGGAATTCCTCGTGGCTTCCAAGATATTGACTCGTTCAGAAGTCGAAATGGTCTTTCTCCATTCGACCCGAGCGATCCCGCAAGTGGGACAGTGGCGAGAATAAGCGTGAACGGGAAGACGTTCTATGGTGTAAACGGCGCGAGCTCTCAGATTCCCCCGTCGATACGTCGCGGATTTGCTGATGCCGCGGGTACAAATCGAAGAGCCAGAGCTCTCCACCACGCCGAGGCCCAAGCATTGATGGAAGCGTCAGGCGAAATTATCTCATCCGCACGAAAAAATATCACAATCTTTGTCGATAGACGCACCTGCCGGTTTTGTCAAAATGACGGCACGATTGAGGGTATAAAGGATTTACTTGAGCTTGATTCCGTGACCATTCTTGACAAATTGGGTAATATAAATGTCTTCTAA
- a CDS encoding ankyrin repeat domain-containing protein, with the protein MDFSNIDDSVWLLRAIRKGDIGKIQAFISDGINIFRVTENDRKTYLHQGVDTLAGSSSPEAVRYLIGLGLDVNARDRHNWTPLHYACRSTTPDTVMVLLKAGADVDIVNDEGDIPLLSFVHNNQPWRFDVIEEMLKRGADPNREHAKGGNSARKYVILSENPESDRLIALFDKYKPLDGPTPDYKAELDALRSDVPSPSKLPDYNVDPDHPSLGHFYFDAKYRRGCPSDDPLVGTLADALDRWVILNAVKGSFFGVVNEENDVLQFAYLDPETIVMEVPLAELSGGLQKEVTYQEAGEAIISVFEGKDPKKLPGLTFENWE; encoded by the coding sequence ATGGATTTCAGCAATATTGATGACAGCGTCTGGTTACTCCGTGCTATTCGCAAAGGCGATATCGGGAAAATTCAAGCATTCATTTCCGATGGGATCAACATTTTCCGAGTTACCGAGAATGACCGAAAGACTTATCTTCACCAAGGTGTCGACACGTTAGCTGGCTCTTCGAGTCCCGAGGCGGTGCGGTACCTGATCGGCCTTGGCCTCGATGTCAACGCGAGGGATCGTCATAACTGGACGCCGCTGCATTACGCCTGCCGGTCGACAACGCCCGATACGGTGATGGTGCTGCTCAAGGCAGGGGCGGACGTGGACATCGTTAATGATGAGGGCGACATCCCTCTGCTTTCATTCGTTCATAACAACCAGCCGTGGCGGTTTGACGTGATCGAGGAAATGTTGAAGCGCGGAGCTGATCCGAATCGAGAGCACGCGAAGGGTGGCAATTCGGCGCGAAAATATGTGATCCTCAGTGAGAATCCGGAGTCCGACCGCCTGATTGCTCTGTTCGACAAATACAAACCGCTCGACGGCCCGACGCCGGACTACAAGGCGGAACTGGATGCACTGCGGTCGGATGTTCCGTCACCATCGAAGTTACCCGACTACAACGTCGACCCCGATCACCCGTCGTTGGGGCACTTTTACTTTGACGCCAAGTATCGTCGGGGATGTCCGTCAGACGATCCGCTTGTCGGCACACTCGCCGACGCCCTCGACCGATGGGTAATTCTGAATGCGGTCAAGGGTTCGTTTTTTGGAGTCGTCAACGAGGAAAACGACGTGCTGCAGTTCGCATATCTAGACCCGGAGACAATCGTCATGGAGGTGCCGCTCGCGGAGCTCAGCGGCGGCTTGCAGAAAGAGGTCACTTATCAAGAAGCCGGGGAGGCCATCATTTCCGTGTTCGAGGGAAAGGATCCTAAGAAGTTGCCTGGGCTGACGTTCGAAAACTGGGAATAG